From a single Streptomyces liliifuscus genomic region:
- a CDS encoding enoyl-CoA hydratase/isomerase family protein, translating into MAVEDEIQFERDGHVARVWLNRPHKKNCVTVPILNRLDEIITEVDADPELRVLVLRGRGNTFCSGFDLDSLKADFIGSSTAIDVAVLSAKVCDRLYSMKTPSIAVLEGHVTAGGFELMISCDFAIAADDALIGDFHIRRALFGGAGPIYRVPRMIGVRKTKELMLTGKLLTGVEAAEFGLINSSAPADKLDATVEEFSDQLVDKSPFTMWITKMTIDRSLDADIQSLMVMEHLAVGVMLNSEDAAEGVAAFLEKREPQWKGR; encoded by the coding sequence ATGGCAGTCGAAGACGAGATCCAGTTCGAGCGGGACGGTCACGTCGCGCGGGTCTGGCTCAACCGCCCGCACAAGAAGAACTGCGTGACCGTGCCGATCCTCAACCGGCTCGACGAGATCATCACCGAGGTCGACGCCGACCCCGAGCTGCGCGTGCTGGTGCTGCGCGGGCGGGGCAACACCTTCTGCTCCGGGTTCGACCTGGACAGCCTCAAGGCCGACTTCATCGGCAGCTCCACCGCCATCGACGTCGCCGTACTGTCGGCGAAGGTCTGCGACCGGCTCTACTCGATGAAGACGCCGTCGATCGCCGTCCTCGAAGGCCATGTCACCGCGGGCGGCTTCGAGTTGATGATCTCCTGCGACTTCGCGATCGCGGCGGACGACGCACTGATCGGCGACTTCCACATCCGCCGCGCGCTGTTCGGCGGGGCCGGACCCATCTACCGGGTGCCGCGCATGATCGGCGTCCGCAAGACCAAGGAGCTCATGCTCACCGGGAAGCTGCTCACCGGGGTCGAGGCCGCGGAGTTCGGGCTCATCAACTCCTCGGCGCCGGCGGACAAGCTGGACGCCACGGTCGAGGAGTTCTCCGACCAGTTGGTCGACAAGAGCCCGTTCACCATGTGGATCACCAAGATGACCATCGACCGCAGCCTTGACGCCGACATCCAGTCGCTGATGGTCATGGAGCACCTCGCGGTCGGCGTGATGCTCAACTCCGAGGACGCGGCGGAGGGTGTGGCGGCCTTCCTGGAGAAGCGGGAACCGCAGTGGAAGGGACGCTGA
- a CDS encoding Zn-ribbon domain-containing OB-fold protein produces the protein MAEPGSRLHGSRCAGCAVAVYPADPACPRCGGPAEEVVLSGTGTLWTWTVQRYAPKSPPYAVPAAGFEPFAVGYVELPEGVRVLAVLDIRPEDARIGMPLSLAAGDGVPRAVGVTA, from the coding sequence ATGGCGGAACCCGGGAGCCGGCTCCACGGCTCCCGGTGCGCCGGCTGCGCGGTGGCCGTCTACCCCGCCGACCCGGCGTGCCCGCGCTGCGGGGGACCGGCCGAGGAGGTCGTTCTCTCCGGTACGGGCACGCTGTGGACCTGGACCGTACAGCGGTACGCGCCCAAGTCGCCGCCGTACGCCGTCCCCGCCGCCGGGTTCGAGCCGTTCGCCGTGGGCTATGTCGAACTGCCGGAGGGCGTAAGGGTGTTGGCGGTGCTCGACATCCGGCCCGAGGACGCGAGGATCGGCATGCCGCTGAGCCTCGCTGCGGGGGACGGCGTGCCCAGGGCCGTGGGAGTCACCGCATGA
- a CDS encoding thiolase family protein: protein MSAEEVLVCGAGITSFARTEDDGRQLAVRAVRSALADAGLPWSRVRAAFGGSDAAGNADTLVAELGLTGVPFINVRNGCATGGSALVSAVGAIRSGAADVALAVGFDKHPRGAFDPRPADWGLDESYGRDGLMVTTQFFAMKIQRYMHDHGISARTLALVAEKAYANGVRNPHAWRRKPVDADEILASGMVNDPLTRYMFCSPGQGAVALVLCNRAVADELDGTPVALRAAVVRTRRFGSFEVFSPWAPPGTPTSVSADAARLAFEEAGLGPGDIDVCQLQDTESGAEVMHMAECGFCEHGEQERLIPSGATAIGGALPVNTDGGCIANGEPIGASGLRQVHEIVQQLRGRAGERQVPGEPSTGFTHVYGAPGVSACTVLTR from the coding sequence ATGAGCGCCGAGGAGGTGCTGGTCTGCGGCGCCGGAATCACCTCCTTCGCCCGTACGGAGGACGACGGCAGGCAACTCGCCGTGCGGGCCGTCCGATCCGCACTGGCCGACGCCGGGCTGCCCTGGTCCCGGGTGCGGGCGGCCTTCGGCGGCAGCGACGCGGCGGGCAACGCCGACACGCTCGTCGCCGAACTCGGCCTGACCGGCGTGCCGTTCATCAACGTCCGCAACGGCTGCGCCACCGGCGGCAGCGCCCTGGTGTCGGCCGTGGGCGCGATCCGCTCCGGCGCGGCGGACGTCGCCCTGGCCGTCGGGTTCGACAAGCACCCGCGCGGCGCCTTCGACCCGCGGCCCGCCGACTGGGGGCTCGACGAGTCCTACGGGCGCGACGGGCTCATGGTCACCACCCAGTTCTTCGCCATGAAGATCCAGCGGTACATGCACGACCACGGCATCAGCGCCCGCACGCTCGCACTGGTCGCCGAGAAGGCGTACGCGAACGGGGTCCGCAACCCCCACGCCTGGCGCCGCAAACCGGTCGACGCGGACGAGATCCTGGCGTCCGGCATGGTCAACGACCCGCTGACCCGGTACATGTTCTGCTCGCCCGGACAGGGAGCGGTCGCCCTGGTCCTGTGCAACCGCGCGGTCGCCGACGAACTGGACGGCACCCCGGTCGCACTGCGGGCGGCGGTCGTACGGACCCGGCGGTTCGGCTCCTTCGAGGTGTTCAGCCCCTGGGCGCCGCCCGGGACGCCGACCAGCGTGAGCGCGGACGCCGCCCGACTGGCCTTCGAGGAGGCCGGGCTGGGCCCGGGAGACATCGACGTGTGCCAGCTCCAGGACACCGAGAGCGGTGCCGAGGTGATGCACATGGCCGAGTGCGGGTTCTGCGAGCACGGCGAGCAGGAGCGGCTGATCCCCTCCGGCGCGACCGCGATCGGCGGCGCGCTGCCGGTCAACACCGACGGCGGCTGTATCGCCAACGGCGAGCCCATCGGCGCCTCCGGGCTCCGCCAAGTCCACGAGATCGTCCAGCAGTTGCGCGGCAGGGCGGGCGAACGGCAGGTGCCGGGCGAGCCGTCGACCGGCTTCACACACGTCTATGGAGCACCGGGCGTCAGCGCCTGCACCGTGCTGACCCGTTGA